TTTTTGGCAACATTGGCGGTAATGCACTGAATTCATCCAATCCCATACCCAGGAGCAGAATAATCGCATAAGGATTACTGGCCATTTCGCCGCACATGGCGACTGGGATACCATGTTTGTGAGCGGATTCAATCGTATGATGAATTAAGCGAAGTACCGCCGGGTGAAAACAACTGTACAAAGGTGCAACCTTAGGATTGCCGCGATCGGCTGCAAGCGTGTATTGCACGAGATCATTAGTGCCGATGCTGAAAAAATCGACTTCTTTGGCCAATTCATCAGCCATCATCGCCGCTGCCGGTGTTTCAACCATCACTCCAACTTTAATGGCGTCATTGAACGGAATTTTTTCTTGTTTCAATTCCTTTTTGCATTGTTCTATGATTTTTTTTG
This is a stretch of genomic DNA from bacterium. It encodes these proteins:
- a CDS encoding phosphoenolpyruvate--protein phosphotransferase encodes the protein VTMRTFDVGGDKIPLEILSSRGYVHEDNPFLGWRAIRIGLECRDFFEPQLRAILRISASFHVEIMLPMIVSLDEIRLSKKIIEQCKKELKQEKIPFNDAIKVGVMVETPAAAMMADELAKEVDFFSIGTNDLVQYTLAADRGNPKVAPLYSCFHPAVLRLIHHTIESAHKHGIPVAMCGEMASNPYAIILLLGMGLDEFSALPPMLPKIKKLIRSIQFNEAKKFAEKILMMNNTIEIEKAVAEETKKILGVT